A single genomic interval of Streptomyces showdoensis harbors:
- a CDS encoding YbjN domain-containing protein, whose translation MSIDPSSIPNFGGQPQPQAAGPAGPVVPDQDLVKQLLDQMELKYVVDDEGDLAAPWEEFRTYFMFRGEDDQQVFSVRTFYDRPHAADDRAKVLDAIDDWNRRTLWPKVYTHLHEEEDGSATLRLIGEAQMLIGTGVSLEHFVSSTVSWVRASIEFDKWVVEQFGLEAPEGKESGEAGE comes from the coding sequence GTGAGCATCGACCCGTCCTCGATTCCGAATTTCGGGGGACAGCCCCAGCCTCAGGCCGCAGGACCGGCGGGCCCCGTCGTTCCCGACCAGGACCTGGTGAAGCAGCTCCTCGACCAGATGGAGCTGAAGTACGTCGTCGACGACGAGGGTGACCTCGCGGCGCCGTGGGAGGAATTCCGCACGTACTTCATGTTCCGCGGCGAGGACGACCAGCAGGTCTTCTCCGTCCGCACGTTCTACGACCGTCCGCACGCCGCGGACGACCGCGCCAAGGTCCTCGACGCGATCGACGACTGGAACCGGCGCACCCTGTGGCCCAAGGTCTACACCCACCTGCACGAGGAGGAGGACGGCTCCGCCACCCTCCGTCTCATCGGTGAGGCCCAGATGCTGATCGGCACCGGCGTGTCGCTGGAGCACTTCGTGTCCTCCACCGTCAGCTGGGTCCGCGCGTCGATCGAGTTCGACAAGTGGGTCGTCGAGCAGTTCGGTCTGGAGGCCCCGGAGGGCAAGGAGTCCGGCGAGGCCGGCGAGTGA
- a CDS encoding NlpC/P60 family protein, with translation MSTPKSSPSRRATLLAFAGVAAGGALPLAATAPAAAAPVPTADPPLVPSPLPGLPDPRRPLHTDPTDAWHFAPHPAGPLTTRAIAGGLEVSDGAGVLATLTTGARTVTVRGPKRWFTEQKQPVLDDFGRVPPKGGWGMSPGGGGWSHINGADADYTVEGGQAVITFTAADSSRFSLLPDYAIGDVNVRARFSFDKRPVGANVSLGLVFGAEDVNNHYRARLVLTPAGEVQLVLEKELADQASTLGAAVTVGTGYAAGEQWWVRVERTGDLIRARAWKDATEPAAWTHTVTDASFPVGAVGVRGLAHKNATVPLRARVDAFRIETAIWPDPPLVTHDTWVRVLPEPFAGAWTTALEQRITAWAGDTSPDALAYCAMYQPYAPAVTRDGRQVLGTSEYSKADPATGLRTVGADFQEYLGIPWSFPVFGERDPEPEFFRCLDCSGFVRMVFGYHLGLPMLHESADAGSSGLARTSSKLAVAAPGVKIAESAVGETPPLDGLRIGDTVYFDTDTTTDEPGGHVGIYLGPDAYGKRRFVSSRKSPNGPTLGDVGGKSILDGRPNVVENGKIVKKGDVYTVTLRVIRRF, from the coding sequence ATGTCCACACCGAAGTCCTCACCCAGCCGCAGGGCGACGCTGCTCGCCTTCGCCGGGGTCGCGGCGGGCGGCGCGCTGCCGCTCGCCGCGACGGCCCCGGCGGCCGCCGCCCCGGTCCCCACGGCCGACCCGCCGCTGGTGCCGTCGCCGCTGCCCGGCCTGCCCGACCCCCGGCGCCCGCTGCACACCGATCCGACCGACGCCTGGCACTTCGCCCCGCACCCGGCGGGGCCGCTGACCACCCGCGCGATCGCCGGCGGCCTGGAGGTCAGCGACGGCGCGGGCGTGCTCGCCACGCTCACCACCGGAGCGCGGACGGTGACGGTGCGCGGGCCGAAGCGCTGGTTCACCGAGCAGAAGCAGCCGGTCCTGGACGACTTCGGCCGGGTCCCGCCCAAGGGCGGCTGGGGCATGTCGCCGGGCGGCGGCGGCTGGTCGCACATCAACGGCGCCGACGCCGACTACACGGTGGAGGGCGGCCAGGCCGTCATCACGTTCACCGCCGCCGACAGCAGCCGGTTCTCGCTGCTCCCCGACTACGCCATCGGCGATGTGAACGTCCGCGCCCGGTTCTCCTTCGACAAGCGGCCGGTGGGCGCCAACGTCTCGCTCGGCCTGGTCTTCGGCGCCGAGGACGTGAACAACCACTACCGGGCCCGGCTGGTCCTCACCCCCGCGGGAGAGGTCCAGCTCGTGCTGGAGAAGGAGCTGGCGGACCAGGCGTCCACGCTCGGCGCGGCCGTCACGGTCGGCACCGGCTACGCCGCCGGCGAGCAGTGGTGGGTCCGGGTCGAGCGGACCGGCGACCTGATCCGGGCCCGGGCCTGGAAGGACGCGACCGAGCCGGCCGCCTGGACGCACACCGTCACCGACGCCTCCTTCCCGGTCGGCGCGGTCGGCGTCCGGGGGCTCGCCCACAAGAACGCCACCGTGCCGCTGCGGGCCCGGGTCGACGCGTTCCGGATCGAGACGGCCATCTGGCCCGACCCGCCGCTCGTCACCCACGACACCTGGGTACGGGTCCTCCCGGAGCCCTTCGCGGGCGCCTGGACGACGGCCCTGGAGCAGCGGATCACCGCCTGGGCCGGGGACACCTCGCCCGACGCCCTCGCCTACTGCGCGATGTACCAGCCCTACGCCCCGGCCGTCACCCGGGACGGCCGGCAGGTGCTCGGCACGTCCGAGTACAGCAAGGCCGACCCGGCCACCGGGCTGCGCACGGTCGGCGCCGACTTCCAGGAGTACCTGGGGATCCCCTGGTCCTTCCCCGTCTTCGGGGAGCGCGACCCGGAGCCCGAGTTCTTCCGCTGCCTCGACTGCTCGGGCTTCGTCCGGATGGTCTTCGGCTACCACCTGGGCCTGCCGATGCTCCACGAGTCGGCGGACGCCGGCAGCAGCGGCCTGGCCCGCACGTCCTCGAAACTGGCGGTCGCCGCCCCCGGCGTGAAGATCGCCGAGAGCGCGGTCGGCGAGACCCCGCCGCTCGACGGGCTGCGCATCGGGGACACGGTCTACTTCGACACCGACACGACGACCGACGAGCCGGGCGGCCACGTCGGCATCTACCTCGGCCCGGACGCGTACGGCAAGCGCCGCTTCGTCTCCAGCCGCAAGTCGCCGAACGGGCCGACCCTCGGCGACGTCGGCGGCAAGTCGATCCTCGACGGCCGGCCCAACGTCGTCGAGAACGGAAAGATCGTGAAGAAGGGCGACGTCTACACCGTCACGCTCCGGGTGATCCGCCGCTTCTGA
- a CDS encoding pyridoxal phosphate-dependent aminotransferase, which produces MTRPLLNRRLAEFGTTIFAEMSALATRTGSINLGQGFPDTDGPEEIREAAVRALREGHGNQYPPGPGVPELRTAIAEHQLRRYGLEYDPDSEVLVTAGATEAIAAALLALVEPGDEVVALEPYYDSYAACIAMAGGTRVPVTLRPHDGAFALDLDELRAAVTERTRLILLNTPHNPTGTVLSRAELTAIAELAQERDLLVVTDEVYEHLVFDGAEHVPIASLPGMRERTVTIGSAGKTYSFTGWKVGWITATPELTGAVRSAKQFLTYVSSGPFQYAVAEALRLPDAYTDGLRAELQAKRDLLSEGLAAAGFGVHRPAGTYFVTTDIRPLGETDGFAFCRALPERAGVVAIPNAVFYDHREEGAPFVRFAFCKRVDVLQEAVDRLKGLA; this is translated from the coding sequence ATGACACGACCGCTGCTCAACCGCCGGCTCGCGGAGTTCGGCACGACGATCTTCGCCGAGATGTCCGCGCTCGCCACCCGCACCGGCTCGATCAACCTGGGCCAGGGCTTCCCCGACACCGACGGCCCCGAGGAGATCCGCGAGGCCGCGGTCCGGGCCCTGCGCGAGGGCCACGGCAACCAGTACCCGCCGGGCCCCGGCGTCCCCGAGCTGCGCACGGCGATCGCCGAGCACCAGCTGCGCCGGTACGGCCTGGAGTACGACCCCGACAGCGAGGTCCTGGTCACCGCCGGGGCCACCGAGGCGATCGCCGCCGCGCTGCTCGCCCTGGTCGAGCCGGGCGACGAGGTCGTCGCCCTGGAGCCGTACTACGACTCGTACGCCGCCTGCATCGCCATGGCCGGCGGCACCCGCGTGCCGGTCACCCTCCGCCCGCACGACGGCGCCTTCGCGCTCGACCTGGACGAGCTGCGGGCCGCGGTCACCGAGCGGACCCGGCTGATCCTCCTCAACACCCCGCACAACCCCACCGGCACCGTGCTCAGCCGCGCCGAGCTCACCGCGATCGCCGAACTCGCCCAGGAGCGCGACCTGCTCGTCGTCACCGACGAGGTCTACGAGCACCTGGTCTTCGACGGCGCCGAGCACGTGCCGATCGCCTCGCTGCCCGGCATGCGGGAGCGGACCGTCACCATCGGCTCCGCCGGCAAGACGTACTCCTTCACCGGCTGGAAGGTCGGCTGGATCACCGCCACCCCCGAGCTGACCGGCGCCGTCCGCTCCGCCAAGCAGTTCCTGACCTACGTCTCCTCCGGCCCCTTCCAGTACGCGGTCGCCGAGGCGCTGCGCCTGCCCGACGCCTACACCGACGGGCTGCGCGCCGAGCTCCAGGCCAAGCGGGACCTGCTGAGCGAGGGCCTCGCCGCCGCGGGCTTCGGCGTCCACCGGCCGGCCGGCACCTACTTCGTCACCACCGACATCCGCCCGCTCGGCGAGACCGACGGCTTCGCCTTCTGCCGGGCGCTGCCCGAACGCGCGGGCGTCGTCGCCATCCCCAACGCGGTCTTCTACGACCACCGGGAGGAGGGCGCGCCCTTCGTGCGGTTCGCGTTCTGCAAGCGCGTCGATGTGCTCCAGGAGGCGGTGGACCGGCTGAAGGGGCTGGCCTGA
- a CDS encoding DUF2617 family protein — MLTTLKTSYTDTRAADLAWALGRDPLPALAVLDLELSGAKLQLRLLGASHQVLLEEAERNCSETVACMPGSSTPLPLGVSKRVGEWEYEFAARVETLTQGSFAGRAQELLALVADHPHGLAGTFPGSPHAFTAMLAQRHEGQVRWRTWHAYPQEGQLVVTRTRIGARMPAML; from the coding sequence ATGCTCACGACCCTGAAGACCTCCTACACCGACACGCGCGCGGCCGACCTGGCCTGGGCGCTGGGGCGCGACCCGCTGCCCGCGCTCGCCGTGCTCGACCTCGAACTATCCGGCGCGAAGCTGCAGTTGCGGCTGCTCGGCGCCTCCCACCAGGTGCTCCTGGAGGAGGCGGAACGCAACTGCTCGGAGACCGTCGCCTGCATGCCCGGCAGCAGCACGCCACTGCCGCTGGGGGTGTCCAAGCGGGTGGGCGAGTGGGAGTACGAGTTCGCGGCGCGCGTCGAGACCCTGACGCAGGGCTCGTTCGCGGGCCGCGCGCAGGAGTTGCTCGCGCTCGTCGCCGACCACCCCCACGGCCTCGCGGGGACCTTCCCCGGCTCGCCGCACGCCTTCACGGCGATGCTGGCGCAGCGCCACGAGGGCCAGGTGCGCTGGCGCACCTGGCACGCGTACCCGCAGGAAGGGCAGTTGGTGGTCACCAGAACCCGGATCGGCGCCCGTATGCCCGCGATGCTCTGA
- a CDS encoding polyamine aminopropyltransferase gives MIDPPVTAPPPPQRAVRLPPERPRAVRYPVLAVVFVCAACGLVYELELVALASYLIGDSVTQASVVLSVMVFAMGVGSLLAKRLRCRAAVGFGLVECGLALIGGCSAMVLYAAFAWLGEARYVLVAFSLAIGVLIGAEIPLLMSLIQRGARREQDAAGTVADLFAADYVGALVGGLAFPFLLLPWLGQLTGALVTGAVNAVAGGALVLWLFRRDLTPRSRWLLVGANLAVLAVLGTATALADDFEQAARRAVYGPDVRVAVRTSLQEVVVTGGHGGPPDLFLDGRLRVGGRDEYRYHEALVHPAMNGPRARVLILGGGDGLAAREVLRYADVRAVTVVELDPGVVHLVRTDPELAALNGQAFRDPRVTVVYGDAFRLLRPPGPVQERYDVVISDLPDPGLTAGAKLYSAEFYGLVAARLADGGRLVVHAGSAAARPRTYWTVDATLRAAGFATRPYAAAAPPARATRTAGPPPAGPASPWGYLLAARTPHRPLLALSPTAPRLRSLTPGSLTTAETRIERTRTAERTGLPPSTLVHPRY, from the coding sequence ATGATCGACCCGCCCGTGACCGCGCCCCCGCCACCCCAGCGGGCGGTGCGGTTGCCGCCGGAACGGCCGCGGGCGGTGCGGTACCCGGTCCTGGCGGTGGTGTTCGTGTGCGCCGCCTGCGGTCTGGTGTACGAGCTGGAACTGGTGGCGCTCGCCTCCTACTTGATCGGCGACTCGGTCACCCAGGCGTCCGTCGTGCTCTCCGTCATGGTCTTCGCGATGGGTGTCGGCTCCCTGCTCGCCAAGCGGCTGCGCTGCCGTGCCGCGGTCGGCTTCGGCCTGGTCGAGTGCGGCCTCGCGCTGATCGGCGGCTGCTCGGCCATGGTGCTGTACGCGGCCTTCGCCTGGCTGGGCGAGGCGCGGTACGTCCTGGTGGCGTTCTCGCTGGCCATCGGGGTGCTGATCGGGGCGGAGATCCCGCTCCTGATGTCGCTGATCCAGCGGGGTGCCCGGCGGGAGCAGGACGCCGCAGGCACGGTCGCCGACCTCTTCGCCGCCGACTACGTCGGCGCCCTGGTCGGCGGCCTGGCCTTCCCGTTCCTCCTCCTGCCCTGGCTCGGCCAGCTCACCGGAGCCCTCGTCACCGGCGCGGTCAACGCGGTGGCGGGCGGCGCCCTCGTGCTCTGGCTGTTCCGCCGCGACCTGACCCCCCGCTCCCGGTGGCTGCTCGTCGGCGCCAACCTCGCCGTGCTCGCCGTCCTCGGCACGGCGACCGCCCTCGCGGACGACTTCGAGCAGGCCGCGCGCCGCGCCGTCTACGGCCCCGACGTACGGGTCGCCGTCCGCACCTCGCTCCAGGAGGTGGTGGTGACCGGCGGCCACGGCGGCCCGCCCGACCTCTTCCTCGACGGCCGCCTGCGGGTCGGCGGCCGGGACGAGTACCGCTACCACGAGGCCCTGGTGCACCCGGCGATGAACGGGCCCCGCGCCCGCGTGCTGATCCTCGGCGGCGGCGACGGACTGGCCGCCCGCGAGGTGCTGCGCTACGCCGACGTCCGCGCGGTCACGGTCGTCGAGCTCGACCCCGGAGTGGTCCACCTGGTCCGCACCGACCCCGAACTGGCCGCGCTCAACGGGCAGGCCTTCCGGGACCCGCGCGTCACCGTCGTCTACGGCGACGCCTTCCGCCTGCTGCGGCCGCCCGGGCCCGTGCAGGAACGGTACGACGTGGTGATCTCCGACCTGCCCGACCCCGGCCTCACCGCCGGCGCCAAGCTCTACTCGGCGGAGTTCTACGGCCTCGTCGCCGCCCGGCTGGCCGACGGCGGCCGCCTGGTCGTCCACGCCGGCTCGGCGGCCGCCCGCCCCCGCACCTACTGGACCGTCGACGCGACCCTCCGCGCCGCGGGCTTCGCCACCCGTCCGTACGCGGCCGCGGCTCCGCCCGCCCGGGCGACGCGGACCGCCGGCCCGCCCCCGGCCGGCCCCGCGAGCCCCTGGGGCTACCTGCTGGCCGCCAGGACCCCCCACCGCCCGCTCCTCGCCCTGTCCCCGACCGCGCCCCGCCTCCGCTCCCTCACCCCCGGCTCGCTGACGACCGCGGAGACCCGCATCGAGCGCACCCGCACGGCCGAGCGGACCGGCCTCCCGCCGTCGACCCTCGTGCACCCGCGCTACTGA
- a CDS encoding SRPBCC family protein, with translation MEHEVFVPVPAEVLRATLTDPARVARCVPGLQQDAETDADPLAGRLKVRVGGNTITYRGALRLTARDGGAFAVEGEGSEVRGKGSAALELTLTLTPVAEGTTLTFTGRVKAAGRLAEADPEARGAAGARLLDRFAEALVAVADVEAELAAETDTDDDGVDDGAEEPPPADTLDALDALDITEALEGGAARTDADPLAPPAAEAAHARRTMIGRSAEEVDHAPPRGRYAPVPAPETSSATATLRWIAPAAALAIASAVVVGRAWRRRR, from the coding sequence ATGGAGCATGAGGTGTTCGTCCCGGTCCCGGCCGAGGTCCTGCGCGCCACGCTGACGGACCCGGCGCGGGTCGCGCGCTGCGTCCCCGGCCTCCAGCAGGACGCCGAAACGGACGCGGACCCGCTCGCCGGGCGCCTCAAGGTCCGGGTCGGCGGCAACACCATCACCTACCGCGGCGCCCTGCGCCTCACCGCACGCGACGGCGGCGCCTTCGCCGTCGAGGGCGAGGGCAGCGAGGTCCGCGGCAAGGGCTCCGCGGCCCTGGAGCTGACCCTCACGCTCACCCCGGTGGCCGAGGGCACCACGCTCACCTTCACCGGCCGGGTCAAGGCGGCCGGCCGGCTGGCCGAGGCCGACCCCGAGGCCCGCGGCGCGGCGGGCGCCCGGCTGCTCGACCGTTTCGCGGAGGCGCTGGTGGCCGTGGCCGACGTGGAGGCGGAGCTGGCCGCCGAGACCGACACGGACGACGACGGGGTGGACGACGGCGCGGAGGAACCCCCGCCCGCGGACACCCTCGACGCGCTGGACGCCCTCGACATCACGGAGGCGCTGGAAGGCGGCGCCGCCCGCACCGACGCCGACCCCCTGGCCCCGCCCGCCGCGGAGGCCGCCCACGCCCGCCGCACGATGATCGGCCGCAGCGCGGAGGAGGTCGACCACGCCCCGCCGCGCGGCCGCTACGCCCCGGTCCCGGCCCCCGAGACCTCCAGCGCCACCGCCACGCTGCGCTGGATCGCCCCCGCCGCCGCACTGGCGATCGCCTCCGCGGTCGTCGTCGGCCGGGCCTGGCGGCGGCGCCGCTGA
- a CDS encoding aldose epimerase translates to MSTLTRLTAGDAELTIDPEHGCRIDGLRIGGTELLLQGAHYGAFVMAPWAGRTANGRFRNGGTVHQLPVSEHAAPHALHGTVRDVPWKTAHVTETTAAFTTELAEPWPYAGRVTQTFELTEDSLTLQLGIETLTDSFPAQVGWHPWFHRTLGGREVELDFTPGWQEERGEDHLPTGRRIAPTPRPWDDCFGMPGGVDITLTWPEQLELRLTSRAEWLVIYDEPADAVCVEPQSGPPNGLNTDPRLVTPIDPLELATTWRWRRL, encoded by the coding sequence GTGAGCACTCTGACGCGACTGACGGCCGGCGACGCCGAGTTGACCATCGACCCCGAGCACGGCTGCCGCATCGACGGCCTCCGCATCGGAGGCACCGAACTGCTGCTCCAGGGAGCGCACTACGGGGCCTTCGTGATGGCACCCTGGGCGGGCCGCACCGCGAACGGGCGCTTCCGCAACGGCGGCACCGTCCACCAGCTCCCCGTCAGCGAGCACGCCGCCCCGCACGCCCTGCACGGCACCGTCCGCGACGTCCCGTGGAAGACCGCCCACGTCACGGAGACCACCGCGGCCTTCACCACCGAGCTCGCCGAGCCCTGGCCGTACGCCGGCCGGGTCACCCAGACCTTCGAGCTGACCGAGGACTCCCTCACCCTCCAGCTCGGCATCGAGACCCTGACGGACTCCTTCCCCGCGCAGGTCGGCTGGCACCCCTGGTTCCACCGCACGCTCGGCGGCCGAGAGGTGGAGCTCGACTTCACCCCCGGCTGGCAGGAGGAGCGCGGCGAGGACCACCTCCCCACCGGCCGCCGCATCGCGCCGACGCCCCGGCCCTGGGACGACTGCTTCGGGATGCCCGGGGGCGTCGACATCACCCTCACCTGGCCGGAGCAGCTGGAGCTGCGCCTGACCAGCCGGGCCGAGTGGCTGGTGATCTACGACGAGCCGGCGGACGCGGTCTGCGTCGAGCCCCAGTCCGGCCCCCCGAACGGCCTCAACACCGACCCGCGGCTGGTCACCCCGATCGACCCCCTGGAGCTCGCGACCACCTGGCGCTGGCGTCGCCTCTGA
- the pyrE gene encoding orotate phosphoribosyltransferase, whose amino-acid sequence MTDVRAELLQQIKDKAVVHGKVTLSSGREADYYIDLRRITLDGEAAPLVGQVMLDLTAELDFDCVGGLTLGADPVATSMLHASAARGARLDAFVVRKAQKAHGMQRRIEGTEVKGRRCLVVEDTSTTGGSPLTAVEAVREAGGEVVAVATIVDRGAADAIAGAGLTYLTGYQLSDLGLA is encoded by the coding sequence ATGACTGACGTACGCGCTGAGCTGCTCCAGCAGATCAAGGACAAGGCCGTGGTGCACGGCAAGGTGACCCTCTCCTCGGGTCGTGAGGCCGACTACTACATCGACCTGCGCCGGATCACCCTGGACGGCGAGGCCGCGCCGCTGGTCGGCCAGGTCATGCTCGACCTGACCGCGGAGCTGGACTTCGACTGCGTGGGCGGTCTGACCCTGGGCGCCGACCCGGTGGCCACCTCGATGCTGCACGCCTCGGCCGCGCGCGGCGCGCGCCTGGACGCGTTCGTCGTGCGGAAGGCCCAGAAGGCCCACGGCATGCAGCGCCGCATCGAGGGCACCGAGGTCAAGGGCCGTCGCTGCCTGGTGGTGGAGGACACCTCCACCACGGGCGGCTCGCCGCTGACCGCCGTCGAGGCGGTCCGTGAGGCGGGCGGCGAGGTCGTCGCCGTGGCGACCATCGTGGACCGGGGCGCGGCCGACGCGATCGCCGGGGCCGGGCTGACGTACCTCACCGGCTACCAGCTCTCGGATCTCGGACTGGCCTAA
- the fbaA gene encoding class II fructose-bisphosphate aldolase: MPIATPEVYNEMLDRAKAGKFAYPAINVTSSQTLHAALRGFAEAESDGIIQISTGGAEFLGGQYNKDMVTGAVALAEFAHIVAAKYDITVALHTDHCPKDKLDGYVRPLLDISAERVARGLNPLFQSHMWDGSAETLADNLAIGQELLAKAVAAKIILEVEITPTGGEEDGVTHEINDELYTTVDDAIRTAEALGLGEKGRYLLAASFGNVHGVYKPGNVVLRPELLKDLQAGVSEKYGKASPFDFVFHGGSGSTAEEIATALENGVVKMNLDTDTQYAFTRPVVDHMFRNYDGVLKVDGEVGKKNTYDPRTWGKLAEAGMAARVGEACVALRSAGTKLK, encoded by the coding sequence ATGCCCATCGCAACCCCCGAGGTCTACAACGAGATGCTCGACCGGGCGAAGGCAGGCAAGTTCGCCTACCCGGCCATCAACGTGACCTCGTCCCAGACCCTCCACGCCGCCCTGCGCGGCTTCGCGGAGGCCGAGAGCGACGGCATCATCCAGATCTCGACCGGTGGCGCCGAGTTCCTGGGCGGCCAGTACAACAAGGACATGGTCACGGGCGCCGTCGCCCTGGCCGAGTTCGCGCACATCGTCGCCGCGAAGTACGACATCACGGTCGCGCTGCACACCGACCACTGCCCGAAGGACAAGCTGGACGGCTACGTCCGCCCGCTGCTCGACATCTCCGCCGAGCGCGTGGCCCGCGGCCTGAACCCGCTCTTCCAGTCGCACATGTGGGACGGCTCCGCCGAGACCCTCGCCGACAACCTGGCCATCGGCCAGGAGCTGCTGGCGAAGGCCGTTGCCGCCAAGATCATCCTTGAGGTCGAGATCACCCCGACCGGTGGCGAGGAGGACGGCGTCACCCACGAGATCAACGACGAGCTGTACACCACCGTCGACGACGCCATCCGCACCGCCGAGGCCCTCGGCCTGGGCGAGAAGGGCCGCTACCTGCTGGCCGCGTCCTTCGGCAACGTCCACGGCGTCTACAAGCCGGGCAACGTCGTGCTCCGCCCCGAGCTGCTCAAGGACCTGCAGGCGGGCGTCTCCGAGAAGTACGGCAAGGCCTCCCCGTTCGACTTCGTCTTCCACGGCGGCTCCGGCTCCACCGCCGAGGAGATCGCCACCGCGCTGGAGAACGGCGTCGTGAAGATGAACCTCGACACCGACACCCAGTACGCCTTCACCCGCCCGGTCGTGGACCACATGTTCCGCAACTACGACGGTGTCCTGAAGGTCGACGGCGAGGTCGGCAAGAAGAACACCTACGACCCGCGCACCTGGGGCAAGCTGGCCGAGGCCGGCATGGCCGCCCGCGTCGGCGAGGCCTGTGTCGCGCTGCGCTCGGCCGGCACCAAGCTGAAGTAG
- a CDS encoding MalY/PatB family protein — protein sequence MSEFDFDREIDRRGTWSVQWDGIADRFGDPDLLPFTISDMDFASPPAVLDALRERVGHGVFGYTDWRLGAFREAVRDWYAERYGTVVDPEAMVYAPSVLNQLSQLLRMWTGPGDGVVVHTPTYDGFRKAVTGLGRELRGVPLDDPEALERELARPDSRMLLLCSPHNPTGRVWTAAELKEFARLAERYEVAVVSDEIHADLTADGHRHVPWAAVAEPGRGRRWAMVTSGTKAFNFPALSGSYGFLGDPDERVAFVRRMETGEGLASPAVLSLTAHIAAYRHGAPWLDALRGYVAGTMRLVEERIAEGLPGVVWSPPQAGYLAWIDLRPLGIDESALQEELVTVERVAIMPGGVYGTPGFVRLNVGCPRAKAERGVDALVRAATRLRG from the coding sequence GTGTCCGAGTTCGACTTCGACCGGGAGATAGACCGGCGCGGGACCTGGTCCGTGCAGTGGGACGGCATAGCGGACCGCTTCGGCGACCCCGACCTGCTGCCCTTCACCATCTCCGACATGGACTTCGCCTCCCCGCCGGCCGTCCTCGACGCCCTGCGCGAGCGGGTCGGCCACGGCGTCTTCGGCTACACCGACTGGCGGCTCGGCGCGTTCCGGGAGGCCGTCCGGGACTGGTACGCGGAGCGGTACGGGACCGTCGTCGACCCCGAGGCGATGGTCTACGCGCCCTCGGTGCTCAACCAGCTCTCCCAGCTGCTGCGGATGTGGACCGGGCCCGGTGACGGCGTCGTCGTCCACACCCCCACCTACGACGGCTTCCGCAAGGCCGTCACCGGTCTCGGGCGCGAGCTGCGCGGGGTGCCGCTCGACGACCCGGAGGCCCTGGAGCGCGAGCTGGCCCGGCCCGACAGCCGGATGCTGCTGCTCTGCTCCCCGCACAACCCGACCGGCCGGGTGTGGACGGCGGCCGAGCTCAAGGAGTTCGCACGGCTCGCCGAGCGGTACGAGGTCGCCGTCGTCAGCGACGAGATCCACGCCGACCTGACCGCCGACGGCCACCGCCACGTGCCGTGGGCGGCCGTCGCGGAGCCGGGCCGGGGCCGTCGCTGGGCGATGGTCACCTCCGGAACGAAGGCCTTCAACTTCCCCGCGCTCTCGGGCTCCTACGGCTTTCTCGGCGACCCGGACGAGCGGGTCGCGTTCGTCCGCCGCATGGAGACGGGCGAGGGCCTGGCCTCCCCGGCGGTGCTCTCCCTCACCGCCCACATCGCCGCCTACCGCCACGGCGCGCCCTGGCTGGACGCGCTGCGCGGCTATGTCGCCGGGACGATGCGCCTGGTGGAGGAGCGGATCGCCGAGGGCCTTCCGGGCGTCGTCTGGTCCCCGCCGCAGGCCGGCTACCTCGCCTGGATCGACCTGCGTCCGCTGGGCATCGACGAGTCCGCGCTCCAGGAGGAGCTGGTCACCGTCGAGCGGGTCGCCATCATGCCGGGCGGGGTCTACGGCACCCCCGGCTTCGTCCGGCTCAACGTCGGCTGCCCCCGGGCCAAGGCCGAGCGGGGGGTGGACGCGCTCGTACGGGCGGCGACGCGGCTGCGCGGCTGA